Part of the Caulobacter sp. SL161 genome is shown below.
TTGAAGCGGCCTTGAGCCGCCTGGAATCGGTCGGCTAACCGGACGCTCGATCAAGGAGCCAGGGCGGCGTCTCACCTGAGACGTCGCCCTTTTTCTTGGCGCCCTGAAGCGGCGCGGCGACCGCAGCTTTCACTTCTAACTTATCAATGTTCTCCTAGGGTCAAACGGACGTTTGCATCCCGCCTGCGGCTGTGCTCTCTGGTCACTGAACGCGCTCAGCAAACAAGGCGCGACACGATACCGGGAGAGTAAGCATCATGACCCAGGCCGCCCCCGCGCCCGTTCCGTGGCCCGCCATGTCCGTCCAGCAGGCCTATGCGCTGATCACACAGCCTGGGACCCCGGGCGAGATGGAAGAGGTCGAGATCCGGGGTGTGAAGACCCGGGTCTGGAAGAACGCGCCGCCGACCCTGCGCGAGACCCTGCTGATGGGCCGCTCCCACGGCGACAAGATCTTCCTGGTCCACGAAGATGAGCGGGTCTCCTTCGAGGCCTTCTATCGCGCTGTCACGCATATGGCGGCGGAACTGGAATCGTTCGGCGTCCAGAAGGGCGATCGCGTCGCCATCGTCATGCGCAACCTGCCGGAATGGCCTGTGGCCTTCTACGGCGCGCTGGCTGTGGGCGCCATCGTCACGCCGCTGAACGCCTGGTGGACGGGGCCGGAACTGGAGTACGGCCTGGTCGATTCCGGCGCCAAGGTCGCGATCGTCGATGTCGAGCGTTACGAGCGCATGGGCGAGCACCTGCATAACTGTCCGGATCTCCAGCGCGTCTATGTCAGCCGCGCCAAGGAGGAGATCACCCATCCGTACGTGATCCCCCTGGAGTCCAAGATCGGCTGCGCGAACGACTGGGCCAAGCTCGACGAGAAGCCGCTGCCGACTGTGGCGATCACGGCCGATGACGACGCCACCATCTTCTACACCTCGGGCACGACGGGTAAGCCGAAGGGCGCCATCGCGACCCACCGCAACATCAACAGCAACATCTTCGCCGCCGCCGCCGCCGGGGCGCGCGCCTTCCTGCGCCGGGGCGAGGCGCCACCCCAGCCCGATCCCAGCCTGCCGCAGAAGGGCGCGCTGATCTCGGTGCCGTTCTTCCACGCCACGGGCTGCTTCGCGGTGCTGAATCCGTCGCTGTTCGGCGGGGCCAAGCTGGCCATGATCCGCAAGTGGGATCCCGACAAGGCCATGCAGCTGATCCAGGATGAGCGCCTGACCTCGATAGGTGGCGTGCCGACCATCGCCTGGCAGATCATCGAGCACCCGAACCGTGAAAAGTACGACCTCTCCTCGATCGAGGCGGTGGCGTACGGCGGCGCGCCCTCGGCGCCGGAGCTGGTGCGCAAGATCAAGGAGATCTGGCCCAAGTCCTCGCCGGGCAATGGCTGGGGCATGACCGAAACCTCGGCGACGGCGACCAGCAACTCGGCCGAGGACTATGAAAACCGTCCCGACAGCTGCGGCCCCGCCGTGCCGGTCACCGACCTGAAGATCATGACGGTCGAGGCGCCGTATCGCGAGCTGCCGATCGGCGAGGTCGGCGAGCTGTGGTGCAAGGGGCCTCAGGTCGTGCGCGGCTATTGGAACAAGCCGGAAGCCACCGCCCAGACCTTCGTCGATGGCTGGGTGCGGACGGGCGATCTGGCCCGCCTGGACGCTGAAGGCTTCTGCTTCATCATCGACCGCGCCAAGGACATGCTGATCCGCGGCGGCGAGAACATCTACTGCATCGAGGTCGAGAACTGCCTCTATGACCACCCGGCTGTCATGGACGCCGCCCTGGTCGGTATTCCGCACAAGACCCTGGGCGAAGAGCCTGCCGCCGTCGTCACCCTGAAGCCGGGTGCGGAAGCTACGGAGGCCGAGCTCCGCGCCTTCGTCGCCGATCGCTTGGCGGCCTTCAAGGTGCCGGTGAAGGTCGTTTTCTGGCCCGAGACCTTGCCGCGCAATGCCAATGGCAAGATCATGAAGAACGAACTCAAGAAGGTGTTCGTGGAGGGGTAGGACGATGGTCCAGTCCAGGGCGGCGAACGTCGACGACTTCATGCAAGAGGTCGCGCCCGAACGCCGCCCGGCTCTGGAGCGCTTGCGCGCCCTTTGCCTTGAGCGCTTCGGCGCCGACAGCGAGATGATGGCCTTCGGCATGCCGGCCTATGGCGATCCGAAGTCCCCCCTCGTGGCCTTCAACAGTCAGAAACAACACATCGCCGTCTATCCCGGCCGAGCGGCCCTCGACGCCTTCGCCGAACGCCTGGCCGGTATCGATCGGGGCGGGGGCTGCGTACGCTGGAAAAAGCCCGACAAGATCGATTTCGACCTTCTGGCGGACATTCTGGATCATGTCCGTGACACGGGGCGGGGCGGCTGCTGAGCGGGCTTTCGGCGTCACGGGAAAGACAAAAGGAGCGCCCGGCTATCGCTAGGCGCTCCTTCTTTGTGTCCGTCAGATGATCTCTGACTCGGCTTAAGCGCTCACCGGCGGCTTGCGGTGCGCCCAGGGCGCGGCGGCCTCAAGCTGGTAGGCGAGGGCGAACAGGGTCGCCTCATCGCCCGCGCGACCGGCGAACTGCACGCCGACCGGCAGACCATCGGCCGTCCAATGCAGCGGCACGCTCATGGCCGGGGCGCCGGCCACGTTCTGCACCGGGGTGTAGCCGACATAGGCCAACAGGCGCGCTTGCAGTTCCTCGAACGGCACCCAGCCGGCCACATAGCCCAGCTCCACCGGCGGCTTGCCCAGCACCGGCGACAGGATGACGTCGTACTGGGTCAGCCAGGTGTCATAGGCCTTGATGGTGGCGTTCAGGCGCTCCATGGCCGCCTGCAGCGCGCCTTGCGGCAGGGTGTTGACCAATTCGGCCATGCCCAGGCTGAAGGGTTCCAGCACATTGGCGTCGGGCTTGCGGCCCATGGCCTTGCCGATACCCGCCACCAACTCGGCCGCGCCGCTGGCCCACAGCACAGTGAAGTCCTGGCCGAACTGATTGCCGTCCATGGGCCAGTTGGTCGACTCGACCCGGTGGCCTAGATCCT
Proteins encoded:
- a CDS encoding iron chaperone → MVQSRAANVDDFMQEVAPERRPALERLRALCLERFGADSEMMAFGMPAYGDPKSPLVAFNSQKQHIAVYPGRAALDAFAERLAGIDRGGGCVRWKKPDKIDFDLLADILDHVRDTGRGGC
- a CDS encoding class I adenylate-forming enzyme family protein; amino-acid sequence: MTQAAPAPVPWPAMSVQQAYALITQPGTPGEMEEVEIRGVKTRVWKNAPPTLRETLLMGRSHGDKIFLVHEDERVSFEAFYRAVTHMAAELESFGVQKGDRVAIVMRNLPEWPVAFYGALAVGAIVTPLNAWWTGPELEYGLVDSGAKVAIVDVERYERMGEHLHNCPDLQRVYVSRAKEEITHPYVIPLESKIGCANDWAKLDEKPLPTVAITADDDATIFYTSGTTGKPKGAIATHRNINSNIFAAAAAGARAFLRRGEAPPQPDPSLPQKGALISVPFFHATGCFAVLNPSLFGGAKLAMIRKWDPDKAMQLIQDERLTSIGGVPTIAWQIIEHPNREKYDLSSIEAVAYGGAPSAPELVRKIKEIWPKSSPGNGWGMTETSATATSNSAEDYENRPDSCGPAVPVTDLKIMTVEAPYRELPIGEVGELWCKGPQVVRGYWNKPEATAQTFVDGWVRTGDLARLDAEGFCFIIDRAKDMLIRGGENIYCIEVENCLYDHPAVMDAALVGIPHKTLGEEPAAVVTLKPGAEATEAELRAFVADRLAAFKVPVKVVFWPETLPRNANGKIMKNELKKVFVEG